From Mya arenaria isolate MELC-2E11 chromosome 1, ASM2691426v1, a single genomic window includes:
- the LOC128223116 gene encoding BTB/POZ domain-containing protein 6-B-like: MDYKGTNLHLLENGILNDISFAAGKKRTIIRAHKMILASRSPVFFSMFCGLLKETSTVVDIPDINADVFRLFLKYLYTRSCDTNEKTVTSLLYCAKKYDVPSLQKICRDFLRKAITVLNVCTVLDESLLFQEDQLKDECINFISQNTIAVLKTRSFKNLSSNTVKLLLEDDILNCKEIHIYSALKAWGVCECKRKGKNIPTAENIRDEIGELVKLIRFPTMSVEDFSKFVANDFVLTPEEKLASYQDIVLGEKISGYPTKSRQKPTTQYKVMRFRSITTRTRSIELQYNVIFLPFQEHVHFMERCSFDQLLQGWPLASLL, from the exons GACAAACCTGCACTTACTTGAAAACGGAATTCTCAATGACATATCATTCGCTGCTGGAAAGAAAAGAACGATTATCCGTGCTCACAAGATGATCCTAGCAAGCAGGAGCCCTGTTTTCTTTTCCATGTTCTGTGGGTTACTGAAAGAAACTTCAACTGTAGTGGACATACCTGATATCAATGCTGATGTCTTTCGACTATTTTTGAA GTATTTATATACACGATCGTGTGACACGAATGAAAAAACAGTGACGTCTTTGCTTTACTGTGCGAAAAAATATGACGTCCCGTCACTGCAAAAGATCTGCCGGGATTTCCTTAGAAAAGCCATAACTGTTCTGAATGTATGCACCGTTCTAGACGAGTCATTACTCTTTCAAGAAGACCAGCTTAAAGATGAgtgtattaattttatttctcaGAATACAATCGCCGTGCTCAAGACAAGATCATTTAAAAACCTTTCGTCGAATACCGTCAAACTACTTCTTGAAGACGATATACTGAACTGCAAGGAAATCCATATTTATTCTGCATTGAAGGCGTGGGGTGTGTGTGAATGCAAACGAAAGGGAAAGAATATTCCAACAGCTGAAAATATACGTGACGAAATCGGTGAGCTGGTCAAGTTGATTCGATTTCCAACAATGAGTGTGGAAGATTTTTCTAAATTTGTTGCGAACGACTTTGTTTTAACACCAGAGGAAAAGCTGGCTTCCTATCAAGACATTGTTCTTGGCGAAAAGATATCTGGATATCCAACCAAATCTAGACAAAAACCCACAACTCAGTATAAGGTTATGAGATTCCGTTCCATAACAACTCGGACCAGATCAATAGAATTGCAatataatgtaatttttttaCCGTTTCAAGAACATGTACACTTCATGGAGCGATGCTCTTTCGACCAGCTACTTCAGGGATGGCCACTGGCAAGTTTATTGTGA
- the LOC128239890 gene encoding complement C1q tumor necrosis factor-related protein 3-like: MKVQHKYLVLIYAVSFVFGDEPHFKTRFDYDEQLLEKMIRMEFQYEQWEKRINESLEKMEKQRASIHTDLEVLRNEREEFDTHVNETLTDMQQLSELKDAQQLSKPPHSTILFRARKVADYTLSTENQIIIFSEMLSNVGGGYNSASGKFTAPVAGTYLFTVSLCPIRGKSIFFNIVTKEDVVANGHTYDVAGYLCVSGNAIVQLAANDVVYVKSTYTPDVLLQGGLKDDFDAKSNYFSGVLLHSI; this comes from the exons ATGAAAGTTCAGCATAAATACCTCGTTCTTATTTATGCAGTGTCTTTTGTATTCGGTGATGAGCCACATTTTAAGACAAGATTTGACTACGATGAGCAACTTTTGGAGAAAATGATTCGCATGGAATTTCAATATGAACAGTGGGAAAAACGGATAAATGAAAGTCTGGAGAAAATGGAGAAACAGAGAGCTAGCATCCACACTGATTTGGAAGTATTGCGAAATGAAAGAGAAGAGTTTGACACGCACGTTAACGAGACGTTAACAGACATGCAGCAACTGTCCGAACTAAAAGACGCACAACAGCTGTCTAAAC ctCCTCACTCAACAATATTGTTTCGAGCGCGAAAGGTTGCTGACTATACCCTCTCAACTGAAAACCAGATAATTATCTTCTCCGAAATGCTCAGCAACGTCGGCGGAGGCTACAATTCTGCATCTGGAAAATTTACGGCGCCAGTCGCTGGAACGTACCTTTTCACTGTCAGCCTGTGTCCGATACGCGGAAAGAGCATATTCTTCAACATAGTGACCAAAGAAGACGTAGTGGCGAACGGACATACGTATGATGTTGCGGGCTACCTTTGTGTTTCCGGAAACGCTATCGTGCAACTCGCCGCCAATGACGTCGTCTACGTCAAATCCACGTACACGCCTGACGTGCTTTTGCAAGGTGGACTGAAGGATGATTTTGACGCAAAGTCGAATTATTTTTCAGGCGTTCTTCTGCATTCAATATGA
- the LOC128223192 gene encoding semaphorin-5A-like produces the protein MGKPNLTEIFRSFLYIFFCILSLRNLLYDISSLNLLNAFLHNNMLQFGWLPWSEWSQCSGSCGDGMKTRQRTCQNAAMSHLLGNCTGQNVELVQCSQWNCSATVLFRAREVADYTLSTINQTIIFSEMLFNVGEGYNSSTGKFTAPVTGIYLFTVNLCPLRSGYIFYAVVAKEDVVANGHSFNVSGYNCVSGNTIVQINANDIVYVKSTYNLDKLLHNELHDRYDAKSNSFSGVLLH, from the exons AAGTTTAAGAAACCTTTTATACGATATTTCTTCGTTAAATCTGCTCAACGCATTTTTACACAATAACATGTTACAAT TCGGCTGGTTACCTTGGTCAGAGTGGAGTCAGTGTTCCGGTAGCTGTGGTGATGGCATGAAAACGAGGCAAAGGACATGTCAGAACGCCGCTATGTCTCACCTCTTAGGAAATTGCACCGGCCAGAATGTTGAGCTGGTTCAATGCAGCCAATGGAACTGCTCag CAACAGTACTGTTTCGAGCGCGGGAAGTCGCTGATTACACCCTGTCAACTATTAACCAGACAATCATCTTCTCCGAAATGCTATTCAATGTTGGGGAAGGGTACAATTCCTCAACGGGAAAATTTACAGCACCAGTCACGGGTATCTACCTGTTCACTGTTAACCTGTGTCCTTTACGATCTGGATATATATTCTACGCCGTTGTGGCCAAGGAAGACGTGGTGGCAAATGGACATTCGTTCAATGTTTCCGGCTACAATTGTGTTTCCGGAAACACCATCGTGCAGATTAACGCCAATGACATAGTCTACGTCAAATCCACATACAATCTGGACAAACTGTTGCACAATGAACTTCATGATCGTTATGACGCAAAATCGAATTCCTTTTCAGGCGTCCTTCTTCATTAA